The Roseomonas haemaphysalidis genome segment CCATCCAGGGCAACCTGGCGCTGCTGCGGGCGGTGCGGGCGGCGCATCCGGGGGCCTGGATCGTGTTCAAGCCGCATCCGGACTTGGAAGCCGGGCTGCGCCGCAACGCCGTGCCCCTGGCGGCGCTGCGCGCGGTGGCCGACCAGATCGTGTCCGGCGCGCCGCTGACCGGGTTGCTGGGGCAGGTGGACGCAGTGCACACGCTGACCTCGTTGTCCGGCTTCGAGGCGCTGTTGCGCGGCGTGCCGGTCACCACCTGGGGGCAGCCCTTCTATGCCGGCTGGGGCCTGACGGAGGACCGCAACCCCGTGGGACGCCGCGGGCGCGTGCTGCCGCTGGACGCGCTGGTGGCGGCGGCGCTGATCCTGTTTCCCCGCACGGTGGACCCGCTGACCGGCCTGCCGTGCCCGCCGGAGGTGATCCTGGAACGGCTGGACGACCCGTCCGCCTGGCCGCTGCCGAGCGGCGGCTGGTACCGGGGAATGGAGGCGGCGCTGCGGCGGGCGCTGGACCGCCTGCGGGGGCGGGCATGAAAAAGGCCCGCCGGGTTTCCCCGGCGGGCCTGTTCTGATCGCGGGGGCGATCAGATCTTGCGGGTGGAGTCCCGCACGTCGTCCTTGGCCTGGCCGACCGCGGACTGCGCCTTGCCGGCGGTCTTCTCGGCCTTGCCTTCCATCTCGGTGGAGGTGCTGCCGGTCACCTTGCCGGCAACTTCCTTCACAGCGCCCTTGGCCTGCTTCAGCGCGCCGTCGATGCGATCCTTGTCCATGTCAATGGCCTCCGTAAATTGTTGATTACGCTTTGCTTCGCCTGTCCGGTCGGCGGTTCACGCCGGCCTATGGGATGAACGGTTTCACCCTGGCGGAGTTGCAGGGGGAAACGCGGCGCTTGACCCGCCGGCGGTGCGGCGGGTAGACAGCGGCCTCGCGCGTCCTGTGATGGGACACGCGCTTTCGGTCGGTGCGATCCTGTGAGACGCCCGGCTCCGTCGCTCCGCGAAGACTCGCGCAGCGGCGCGTTTTGTTTTGGGCGGGCCTCATCCCGCCGCGAGAAGGAGTGACCAGCGCGGTGTTCGAGGCTCTTTCGGGCAAGTTGAACGGGGTGTTCGATCGGCTGCGCCGCCGTGGCGCGCTGACCGAGGCCGACGTCGCCGAGGCCTCCCGCGAGGTGCGCCTGGCCCTGCTCGAGGCCGACGTGGCGCTGCCCGTGGTCAAGGACATCGTCGCCAAGGTGCGCGAGCGCGCCGTGGGCGCCGAGGTCATCAAGTCCGTTTCGCCCGCCCAGCAGGTCATCAAGATCGTCAACGACTGCTTGGTCGAGGCGCTGGGCGGTGGCGAGGGGGTCGAGCACGTGCCGGGCATCAGCCTGGCCGCCGCCGCGCCGGTCGCCATCCTGATGATCGGCCTTCAGGGCTCGGGCAAGACCACCACCTCGGGCAAGATCGCGCTGCGGCTGCGCACGCGGGACAAGAAGAAGGTCTTGCTGGCCTCGCTCGACGTGCACCGCCCGGCCGCGCAGCTTCAGCTCGAGACGCTGGCCAGGCAGGCGGGCGTGACCAGCCTGCCCATCGTCGCCGGCCAGTCGCCCTTGCAGATCGCGGCGCGCGCCATGGAAGTGGCCCGCGGCGAGCTCTACGACGTCGTTATCCTCGACACCGCCGGCCGCCTGTCGATCGACGAGGCGCTGATGGACGAGGTCGCCGCCGTGAAGGCCGCGA includes the following:
- a CDS encoding CsbD family protein is translated as MDKDRIDGALKQAKGAVKEVAGKVTGSTSTEMEGKAEKTAGKAQSAVGQAKDDVRDSTRKI